In one Dunckerocampus dactyliophorus isolate RoL2022-P2 chromosome 9, RoL_Ddac_1.1, whole genome shotgun sequence genomic region, the following are encoded:
- the ddx3xa gene encoding DEAD-box helicase 3 X-linked a isoform X2 codes for MSHVVVDNPHGLDQQLAALDLNSVEGQGGGTGRRYIPPHLRNKDASKNAGNAYSAGRQCGYSVAPVNLYSPGWDGGRSNGFVNGYHDNRTNGGFGGRGPPRHDRGGRGGFRGNGGGGSFNQPFHNAGFGGYDNKDGNWGGPPRDAAYNSFGGRSDRSKTAYFNDRGAGSRGRYERSGYASGGNSRWVEESRDEDWSKPTAPNERLEHELFSGSNTGINFEKYDDIPVEATGSNCPPHIESFHDVDMGEIIMGNITLSRYTRPTPVQKHAIPIIKSKRDLMACAQTGSGKTAAFLLPVLSQIYTDGPGEALQAAKNTGQENGRYGRRKQYPISLVLAPTRELALQIYDEARKFAYRSRVRPCVVYGGADIGQQIRELERGCHLLVATPGRLVDMMERGKIGLDYCNYLVLDEADRMLDMGFEPQIRRIVEQDTMPPKGIRQTMMFSATFPKEIQILARDFLEDYIFLAVGRVGSTSENITQKVVWVEETDKRSFLLDLLNATGKDSLTLVFVETKKGADALEDFLYHEGYDCTSIHGDRSQRDREEALHQFRSGRRPILVATAVAARGLDISNVKHVINFDLPSDIEEYVHRIGRTGRVGNLGLATSFFNDKNSNITKDLLDILVEAKQEVPSWLESLAYEHQHKSSNRGRSKRFSGGFGARDYRQTPGGSGSFGSNRTGRNTGSHGGSRGFGGGGFGGNFYGNDGYGGNYSHSGSVDWWGN; via the exons ATGAGTCATGTGGTCGTCGATAATCCACACGGTCTAGATCAGCAG ctTGCTGCCCTAGACTTGAACTCTGTTGAAGGACAAGGCGGAGGAACTGGCA GACGTTACATTCCACCTCACTTAAGAAACAAAGACGCATCCAAAAATG CAGGAAATGCTTATTCCGCTGGTAGACAGTGCGGTTATTCAGTGGCACCAGTAAATCTCT ATTCACCTGGATGGGACGGTGGCCGCAGCAATGGATTTGTGAACGGTTATCATGACAACCGCACAAACGGGGGCTTTGGAGGGCGTGGACCTCCACGCCATGATAGAGGTGGGCGTGGCGGCTTCCGTGGTAACGGGGGCGGAGGCTCCTTTAATCAGCCATTTCATAATGCAG GATTTGGTGGTTACGACAACAAAGACGGCAACTGGGGTGGACCACCAAGGGATGCTGCCTACAACAGCTTTGGAGGACGCTCTGACCGATCAAAGACTGCCTACTTTAATGATCGCGGGGCAGGCTCAAGAGGAAG GTATGAGCGTAGCGGCTATGCTAGTGGAGGAAACAGCCGCTGGGTGGAGGAATCCAGAGATGAGGATTGGTCCAAGCCAACTGCTCCCAATGAGCGTCTAGAACA TGAGCTTTTCTCTGGAAGCAACACTGGGATTAATTTTGAGAAGTATGATGATATTCCCGTGGAGGCCACTGGAAGCAACTGCCCACCCCACATTGAAAGC TTCCATGATGTGGACATGGGGGAGATCATCATGGGCAATATCACCCTGAGTCGCTACACGCGTCCCACTCCGGTCCAAAAACACGCCATTCCCATTATCAAGTCTAAGAGAGACCTCATGGCCTGTGCCCAGACGG GATCTGGAAAGACTGCTGCCTTCTTGCTGCCTGTGCTAAGTCAGATCTACACTGATGGGCCAGGAGAGGCTCTGCAGGCTGCCAAGAACACTGGACAG GAGAATGGAAGATATGGCCGCCGTAAGCAGTACCCGATTTCCCTCGTCCTGGCTCCAACCAGAGAGCTGGCTCTGCAGATCTATGATGAGGCCAGAAAG TTTGCCTACCGCTCACGCGTGCGCCCTTGTGTGGTGTACGGTGGCGCTGACATCGGCCAGCAAATTCGggaattggagagaggctgccACCTACTGGTAGCTACTCCTGGTCGCCTGGTAGACATGATGGAGAGGGGCAAGATCGGTCTGGACTACTGCAA CTACTTAGTACTGGATGAGGCTGACCGCATGTTGGACATGGGTTTCGAGCCACAGATCAGACGCATCGTGGAGCAAGACACAATGCCACCTAAAGGGATCCGTCAGACCATGATGTTTAGTGCCACCTTCCCCAAGGAGATCCAG ATCTTGGCTCGTGATTTCCTGGAGGACTACATTTTTTTGGCTGTCGGTCGTGTTGGTTCCACCTCAGAGAACATCACCCAAAAGGTGGTCTGGGTTGAGGAGACTGACAAGAGGTCCTTCCTCCTGGACCTGCTCAATGCCACAG GCAAAGACTCGTTGACTCTTGTCTTTGTGGAAACCAAGAAAGGTGCCGACGCTTTGGAGGACTTCCTCTATCACGAGGGCTACGACTGCACCAGCATCCACGGCGACAGATCCCAGAGAGATCGAGAGGAGGCGCTGCATCAGTTCCGCTCTGGACGCCGCCCCATCCTGGTGGCTACTGCT GTGGCTGCTAGAGGTTTGGACATCTCCAATGTGAAGCATGTCATCAACTTTGATCTGCCCAGCGACATTGAAGAATACGTTCACCGTATTGGCCGTACGGGACGTGTGGGCAACCTTG GTCTGGCCACGTCGTTCTTTAAcgacaaaaacagcaacataacCAAAGACTTGCTGGACATCTTGGTAGAGGCAAAGCAGGAGGTTCCCTCCTGGCTTGAGAGCCTCGCCTATGAGCACCAGCACAAGAGCAGCAACCGCGGCCGCTCCAAGAG GTTCTCTGGTGGTTTCGGTGCTCGGGACTACCGACAGACACCAGGAGGGTCTGGAAGCTTTGGCAGCAATCGCACAGGCCGAAACACAGGCAGCCATGGAGGGAGCCGGGGCTTTGGTGGAG GTGGCTTTGGAGGCAACTTCTACGGCAATGATGGCTATGGAGGAAACTACAGCCACTCAGGAAGTGTGGACTGGTGGGGAAACTAG
- the ddx3xa gene encoding DEAD-box helicase 3 X-linked a isoform X6, protein MSHVVVDNPHGLDQQLAALDLNSVEGQGGGTGRRYIPPHLRNKDASKNDSPGWDGGRSNGFVNGYHDNRTNGGFGGRGPPRHDRGFGGYDNKDGNWGGPPRDAAYNSFGGRSDRSKTAYFNDRGAGSRGRYERSGYASGGNSRWVEESRDEDWSKPTAPNERLEHELFSGSNTGINFEKYDDIPVEATGSNCPPHIESFHDVDMGEIIMGNITLSRYTRPTPVQKHAIPIIKSKRDLMACAQTGSGKTAAFLLPVLSQIYTDGPGEALQAAKNTGQENGRYGRRKQYPISLVLAPTRELALQIYDEARKFAYRSRVRPCVVYGGADIGQQIRELERGCHLLVATPGRLVDMMERGKIGLDYCNYLVLDEADRMLDMGFEPQIRRIVEQDTMPPKGIRQTMMFSATFPKEIQILARDFLEDYIFLAVGRVGSTSENITQKVVWVEETDKRSFLLDLLNATVIPYEVQENGTEPTDMPGKDSLTLVFVETKKGADALEDFLYHEGYDCTSIHGDRSQRDREEALHQFRSGRRPILVATAVAARGLDISNVKHVINFDLPSDIEEYVHRIGRTGRVGNLGLATSFFNDKNSNITKDLLDILVEAKQEVPSWLESLAYEHQHKSSNRGRSKRFSGGFGARDYRQTPGGSGSFGSNRTGRNTGSHGGSRGFGGGGFGGNFYGNDGYGGNYSHSGSVDWWGN, encoded by the exons ATGAGTCATGTGGTCGTCGATAATCCACACGGTCTAGATCAGCAG ctTGCTGCCCTAGACTTGAACTCTGTTGAAGGACAAGGCGGAGGAACTGGCA GACGTTACATTCCACCTCACTTAAGAAACAAAGACGCATCCAAAAATG ATTCACCTGGATGGGACGGTGGCCGCAGCAATGGATTTGTGAACGGTTATCATGACAACCGCACAAACGGGGGCTTTGGAGGGCGTGGACCTCCACGCCATGATAGAG GATTTGGTGGTTACGACAACAAAGACGGCAACTGGGGTGGACCACCAAGGGATGCTGCCTACAACAGCTTTGGAGGACGCTCTGACCGATCAAAGACTGCCTACTTTAATGATCGCGGGGCAGGCTCAAGAGGAAG GTATGAGCGTAGCGGCTATGCTAGTGGAGGAAACAGCCGCTGGGTGGAGGAATCCAGAGATGAGGATTGGTCCAAGCCAACTGCTCCCAATGAGCGTCTAGAACA TGAGCTTTTCTCTGGAAGCAACACTGGGATTAATTTTGAGAAGTATGATGATATTCCCGTGGAGGCCACTGGAAGCAACTGCCCACCCCACATTGAAAGC TTCCATGATGTGGACATGGGGGAGATCATCATGGGCAATATCACCCTGAGTCGCTACACGCGTCCCACTCCGGTCCAAAAACACGCCATTCCCATTATCAAGTCTAAGAGAGACCTCATGGCCTGTGCCCAGACGG GATCTGGAAAGACTGCTGCCTTCTTGCTGCCTGTGCTAAGTCAGATCTACACTGATGGGCCAGGAGAGGCTCTGCAGGCTGCCAAGAACACTGGACAG GAGAATGGAAGATATGGCCGCCGTAAGCAGTACCCGATTTCCCTCGTCCTGGCTCCAACCAGAGAGCTGGCTCTGCAGATCTATGATGAGGCCAGAAAG TTTGCCTACCGCTCACGCGTGCGCCCTTGTGTGGTGTACGGTGGCGCTGACATCGGCCAGCAAATTCGggaattggagagaggctgccACCTACTGGTAGCTACTCCTGGTCGCCTGGTAGACATGATGGAGAGGGGCAAGATCGGTCTGGACTACTGCAA CTACTTAGTACTGGATGAGGCTGACCGCATGTTGGACATGGGTTTCGAGCCACAGATCAGACGCATCGTGGAGCAAGACACAATGCCACCTAAAGGGATCCGTCAGACCATGATGTTTAGTGCCACCTTCCCCAAGGAGATCCAG ATCTTGGCTCGTGATTTCCTGGAGGACTACATTTTTTTGGCTGTCGGTCGTGTTGGTTCCACCTCAGAGAACATCACCCAAAAGGTGGTCTGGGTTGAGGAGACTGACAAGAGGTCCTTCCTCCTGGACCTGCTCAATGCCACAG TTATTCCCTATGAGGTTCAGGAAAATGGGACAGAGCCCACAGATATGCCAG GCAAAGACTCGTTGACTCTTGTCTTTGTGGAAACCAAGAAAGGTGCCGACGCTTTGGAGGACTTCCTCTATCACGAGGGCTACGACTGCACCAGCATCCACGGCGACAGATCCCAGAGAGATCGAGAGGAGGCGCTGCATCAGTTCCGCTCTGGACGCCGCCCCATCCTGGTGGCTACTGCT GTGGCTGCTAGAGGTTTGGACATCTCCAATGTGAAGCATGTCATCAACTTTGATCTGCCCAGCGACATTGAAGAATACGTTCACCGTATTGGCCGTACGGGACGTGTGGGCAACCTTG GTCTGGCCACGTCGTTCTTTAAcgacaaaaacagcaacataacCAAAGACTTGCTGGACATCTTGGTAGAGGCAAAGCAGGAGGTTCCCTCCTGGCTTGAGAGCCTCGCCTATGAGCACCAGCACAAGAGCAGCAACCGCGGCCGCTCCAAGAG GTTCTCTGGTGGTTTCGGTGCTCGGGACTACCGACAGACACCAGGAGGGTCTGGAAGCTTTGGCAGCAATCGCACAGGCCGAAACACAGGCAGCCATGGAGGGAGCCGGGGCTTTGGTGGAG GTGGCTTTGGAGGCAACTTCTACGGCAATGATGGCTATGGAGGAAACTACAGCCACTCAGGAAGTGTGGACTGGTGGGGAAACTAG